A portion of the Eulemur rufifrons isolate Redbay chromosome 30, OSU_ERuf_1, whole genome shotgun sequence genome contains these proteins:
- the IL13RA2 gene encoding interleukin-13 receptor subunit alpha-2, protein MAFICLDIRCICIFLMYTAFGYALSDTEIKVNPPQDFQIVDPGYLGCLYFQWQPPLSLNDFKECTIEYELKYRNIGSEIWKTIITKNLHYKDGFDLNEGIEAKIHTLLPWKCTNGSKVQSSWSEATYRIPRQGNPETKIQDMDCIYHNWEYLLCSWKAGMGVHLDDNYNLFYWYEGLDHALQCVDYIKVKGKNIGCRFPYLKSADYTDFYICVNGSSESKPIRASYFSFQLQNIVKPLPPEHLSVTMTSPYEINMKWNTPRGPIPVKCFIYEIEFTEDDITWVTTTVENEVNITRTTNDSQQLCFIVRSKLNIYCADDGIWSEWTEENCWQDDRWKKILMFFMLPLGFASALVFLMSYLILYEKEVAQNMQKDIYKVFYYLYIKHTSGTSKHLGRLDVSERRPTARCHPGLCSPSRPIKTFVRRCQDQVGLAQLGLSGHSKTRICAAPRPKEVTKLASTDRPSRALQTLTALRGVWAAAILLAPPHPPPPKGAAF, encoded by the exons ATGGCTTTCATTTGTTTGGATATCAGATGCATATGTATCTTTCTCATGTACACAGCGTTTGGCTACGCTTTGTCTGACACTGAGATAAAAG ttaatcCTCCCCAGGATTTTCAGATAGTGGATCCTGGATATTTAGGTTGTCTCTATTTTCAATGGCAACCACCACTCTCTCTGAATGATTTTAAGGAATGCACAATAGAATATGAACTGAAATACCGAAACATTGGTAGTGAAATATGGAAG ACCATCATTACTAAGAATCTACATTACAAAGATGGGTTTGATCTTAACGAGGGCATTGAAGCAAAAATACACACACTTTTGCCATGGAAATGTACAAATGGATCAAAAGTTCAAAGTTCATGGTCAGAAGCTACTTATCGGATACCACGACAAG GAAATCCGGAAACTAAAATTCAGGATATGGATTGTATATACCACAACTGGGAATATTTACTCTGCTCTTGGAAAGCTGGCATGGGTGTACATTTGGATGACAATTACAACTTGTTTTATTg GTATGAGGGCTTGGATCATGCATTACAGTGTGTCGATTACATCAAggttaaagggaaaaatattggATGCAGGTTTCCCTATTTGAAGTCAGCAGACTACACAGATTTCTACATCTGTGTTAATGGATCATCAGAATCCAAGCCTATCAGAGCCAGCTATTTCAGTTTTCAACTTCAGAATATAG tTAAACCTTTGCCACCAGAACACCTTAGTGTTACTATGACAAGTCCATATGAAATTAATATGAAATGGAACACGCCTAGAGGACCCATTCCagtaaaatgtttcatttatgaAATTGAGTTCACAGAAGACGATATTACCTGGGTG acTACCACAGTTGAAAATGAAGTGAACATTACTAGAACAACAAATGACAGCCAACAATTATGCTTTATAGTAAGAAGCAAAttgaatatttattgtgcagATGATGGAATTTGGAGTGAATGGACTGAGGAGAATTGCTGGCAAG ATGATAGATGGAagaaaattttgatgtttttcatgCTACCACTTGGTTTTGCCTCAGCATTAGTTTTCTTGATGAGTTATCTGATTTTATATGAGAAAGAAGTTGCACAGAATATG caaaaagatatttacaaagtattttaCTACCTCTACATTAAACATACGTCAGGCACTTCTAAACATCTAGGTAGACTAGATGTTTCGG AACGAAGACCAACTGCCCGTTGTCATCCCGGGCTCTGCTCACCTTCCAGGCCCATTAAAACCTTCGTCCGTCGTTGTCAGGACCAAGTAGGGCTTGCCCAGTTGGGACTGAGCGGTCACAGCAAGACCAGGATCTGCGCCGCTCCACGGCCCAAGGAGGTGACCAAGCTTGCGTCCACAGACCGGCCTTCTCGGGCCCTCCAAACCCTAACGGCCCTCCGCGGCGTTTGGGCCGCCGCCATTCTTCTCGCCCCGCCACACCCGCCGCCGCCCAAAGGCGCCGCGTTCTGA